The DNA window taagtaaaatttatttatatagcacttatcacagataaaaatcacaaagtgcttcacaacaaaaaactaaaataaaagtacaacaatataaaacaatagaatacaatataacatgttaattaaaagcttgtctgtataaaaatgtcttcagctgctttttaaaagagtcaatGGAGTCTTATGATTCATCGCCCcgtaagacctgttgccactgattttcagtccagttcttgtgtaatttgacatcAGCCTTTTCTCCATGTTCCCATTCCCTAAGAATGAcgtcttgacagccacccttccactgagatcatttccctcaggtcctgtgtcagatccttgctggattttttcctatttgttAAGAGCATTACTTTCAGATACtgatcatctgctgtagatagattttaggcctgacactccATGGTATTAGTGCTCATCTTGCtggcaaaaatactatttattAACTATATAATTTTCAGTCCACACATCTGATTATATCAGTGAGACCTGTGGTAGAAAGTGCCAGTCTATTTAATTGTCATTCTGCTcagctttttcagtcattttttgttttgtttttgctcacCTTGCCATTCATTCTCATGCCAGGCAGTGGAAACACTGCACGCTGCTTCCTCAGTATGGATAATTGGGGAGTGTAATTattatttctctcttttcttcttatCATCAGTAAAAAGGAACTTTAAACTTCTCTTTGTCGGTTTCCCACTCTTATACTTCCTCTAGTTTCACCTATGCTTTGATTTAACACTGTGAATCATTTTTCCGACCTGATAGCCTGAGGCAAGCTGCAGTATTTGCTTCTTGTTCATCTCAAACAACATGCTGCCTGGCTTAattctactttttattttatttgagagAACAGGTAAGAACTTTTCTTCTAgtgaatttcaaaataaaatctagAAAGTGGGCTTCAAATGCTTTGTCATGTTATTTGTGCCTCTTGTTGTCTTTGCAGTTAAATCTCAGGCTCAGAGTATGTACTCCACTCATTCCACAACAACCGCAGTGACTCCAAGAGGTAATACCAACCATGAACTTTTGGAGAACTCGATTGAATGAAATGATTGAATTTAAGACTAGCAACTTGCAAGCTGGTGGCTCTATGAGACAGAACATTGCTGTGTACTTCAGTGTTTTGAGCTGAATAATAACAGGTTACATGCTTCTTATCATTTAGCATTTGATCATTAAACTAAACATTATGTATAGCAGAAGCTGATTGCAAACCAAAGTATTACACAAGAAATTCTAATTATTCCAGATGATTAATGGAAAGATCATCCTGTTTTGGGCAAACCAAATTTCATAGCAGCTTAATagtttttcacatatttaaatataaaatacaagctGTTGGAATATATCCTGTGAGATCATGCACACTTTATTTGCCATTCATTTTAGTAGATATTAGCTGAACTATTTTACTGAGTTTGGTTAACAACTATGCTATGCAattggcactgcattaaaagcCAGAGGATCACTTAAGTAATTAGGACTCATGCTTTATCACCATGACCTGCTGCACTTCTTATTAATTTGTACGTTTGTTgagtatttcacaaaaaaaaaaaaagccaactcTACAGAGGCACAAAAGAAAGTAGAAGTAACCAGCTCACTGACGTCAATGAATGGGCGATTCAAGTGAATCGCACAGACCAGCTTTGCTATTTGTAGAACTATATCACTACTGTGGTTGACAACAGTTTATAAATACACATCCAGCATGCAACACCAGTGTCCCGCGTTGAAACGTTACTGTTTTACCTCAACTTccttctctgtttctttctgcACTGTATTCCATAGAAACCATTCCTCCTCTGGATGTAGTTGCCATACCAAACTATCCTGTTGCAGCAGGTGAAAAAATCAGCCTATACTGCAGCACTCCCACCACATCGGAATCTGTGACTTGGTCTTGGAAGCATCAGCAAAATCAGACCTGGAAAGAAGTGGGCAGCGGCAAGGAACTGACCCTGACCAAGCCGGAGCAGAGTGGGGAGTACCGCTGCTGCGCTAAGAGACAGATGTtacaaaaatgcacaaacaatACCCACACAGTCTACATCATCTCAGTGCAAGCAAGAGGTTGGTAACCTGTTTGGTTCACTTCACAGCTAAACTAAAAATAAGACACGCGTGACCTTAAATGCATCAAAGTTATTttcaaatataacaaaaatccttgcgcgcgcgcgcgcgcgtgtgtgtgtgtgtgtgtgtcatgtggcTTTGAAGTTTAAACCCTTTCTTGTTGTTTCCTCAAATCCCACTAGTTGGAGAGAATTTAGGAATAGCTGCCTTCTTCTTTTCCCTTCTGAGCTTGATCCTCATCATTGCTGTGGTTTTCTGGCTGGGCTTCCAAAAACCTGGTCAAACACCGGCCACCTCCAACACTGCAGCCAAAGGTAACGATCACCGCTGTGCTCTTCTTGTTGGGTTAAATGTGAATTCAAATGTTTTGTGAatccttttcatttattttcttaaaggtTTTCCGGGACCTCAAATGACATCAAAGTAAGTCTTGAGAGAAGAATCACACACGGGTCACTCATGCACTTTAACTCGTGCTATAAGCTAGACTGCATTTATTCACAGACTGATGATGTTTCTGTTTACACTAGGGGAGATTTGCCGCAACCTGACAAAGATGTGTACATGAACTACACAAGCACTAACCAATACTACGTCGATCTGGATCCCACCAATATGACCGGGGATAATGTGTACTCAAGTCTGCCATAAAAGGAGATGGAGATATGCAGTAAAAAAATCTAGCAATTAAGAGGAGCGTTTTATAAGAGCTCTGTCATGGGGGTTGTTATATGAAGCTTGCTAGCACATTCACTTCCTGACACTTTTTAGATTGTATCTGTTCCACAGAAGCTATCACATTATAAATGTGGTTAAAAGCCCACAGCTGACCGCTTCTAGGCAGGCGAtgttgtttgcatgttttcttaTTGGCTCGAAGCTGGTACTTTCCTCCTCCTTGATATGTGATAAGTGTCACAATGCAGCAAATGAAACACATACAAATGATTTTGCAAGGTcaactcttttttctttttttttgtaaaataaaagatAACAAAACTGTTCCacttaatagaaaaaaaaaatcaaaagctcagagtaaatacaaaatacagttccacacacatacagtaaatagGTCCATAGTTACAGGCAGTAGttctgtttgtttcagtgaATCATCAGATTTCTACCATAAGCCATAAATGAAAAGTCAGATTCACGTGAT is part of the Archocentrus centrarchus isolate MPI-CPG fArcCen1 chromosome 22, fArcCen1, whole genome shotgun sequence genome and encodes:
- the LOC115801341 gene encoding uncharacterized protein LOC115801341, whose translation is MLPGLILLFILFERTVKSQAQSMYSTHSTTTAVTPRETIPPLDVVAIPNYPVAAGEKISLYCSTPTTSESVTWSWKHQQNQTWKEVGSGKELTLTKPEQSGEYRCCAKRQMLQKCTNNTHTVYIISVQARVGENLGIAAFFFSLLSLILIIAVVFWLGFQKPGQTPATSNTAAKGFPGPQMTSKGDLPQPDKDVYMNYTSTNQYYVDLDPTNMTGDNVYSSLP